The region GCTGTTTCTGGTGGAGGGAGGATTCTCGCTGGTGGTTATGCTGCTGTGGTGGTTTACCATCAGCAACCGCCCGCAGGAAGCGAAATGGATTTCACCGGCAGAAAAAGAGTATCTGATCAAAACGTTGCAGGAAGAACAAGCGGCCCTGCAAGGCAAAACCGTCCGTAATGCCTCCCTAAGCCGGGTACTGCGCGAAAAGCTGATGTGGCAGTTAATTTTGGTGAATTTCTTTTACCAGACAGGTATTTACGGCTACACCCTGTGGTTGCCCACCATCCTGAAAGGGCTGACCAACGGCAATATGGAACAGGTCGGTATGCTGGCTATTTTGCCTTATATCGGTGCGATCGTCGGCATGTTCACGATCTCCTATCTGTCCGATAACTCAGGAAAACGTAAAGTCTTCGTCGCACTACCGCTCGCCTGTTTTGCTATCTGCATGGCGCTGTCCGTCTTGCTCAAAAGCCATATCTGGTGGTCCTATGCCGCGCTAGTCGGCTGTGGCGTCTTCATTCAGGCGGCTGCGGGCGTGTTCTGGACCATTCCTCCCAAGCTGTTTGATGCCGAAGTCGCTGGCGGCGCGCGCGGTGTCATTAACGCGCTCGGTAATCTCGGTGGCTTCTGCGGCCCTTATATGGTCGGCGTCCTGATTTCAGCCTTTAACAAAGACGTTGGCGTTTACAGTTTGGCTATCTCGCTGGCGATTGCCGCTGTACTGGCCATGATGCTGCCACCGCGCTGCGATGAGTCCACGGAGGCAGCATGACGGACTATTTTCTGGGGCTCGACTGCGGCGGCACTTTTATCAAAGCCGGGATCTATGACGTCACCGGAACAGAGTACGGCATCGCACGCCGTAATCTGCCAATTACCACACCGCAGCCCGGTTGGGCTGAGCGCGACCTGCACACCCTGTGGCAGACCGCTGCTGAGGTTATTCGCGAACTGCTGGGCAGAGCGGCAATCCCCGCCAGCGCCATTTCCGGCGTAGGGATCTCTGCCCAAGGCAAAGGGTTATTCTTGCTGGATAAGCATGACAAGCCGCTAGGTAATGCGATGCTGTCATCCGATCAACGCGCGCGTGAACAGGTTCTGGCGTGGCAGCAGGCAGGGATACCGCAAGCGCTTTATCCTCAGACCCGTCAGACGCTGTGGACAGGCCATCCGGTTTCGCTACTGCGGTGGCTTAAAGACCACCAGCCGACACGCTATGCACAAATCGGTACGCTGTTCATGGCACACGACTATCTGCGTTTCTGCCTGACCGGAGAACGGGCTTGTGAAGAAACCAATATCTCCGAATCCAATCTCTACAACATGGACACGGGCCGCTACGATCCCGCGCTGGCAGAACAGCTCGGGATTGCAGAAATCATCGAGGCTTTACCGCCGCTTATCGGTTCTGCTGATATCGCAGGCCGAATTACCCCAGAAGCGGCACAGCTCACCGGACTGCGGGCAGGAACCCCCGTCGTCGGCGGATTATTCGACGTGGTTTCTACCGCCCTGTGCGCAGGCCTTCAGGACGAAACCCGACTCAATGCGGTGATGGGAACATGGTCTGTCACCAGCGGCATCACCGACACGCTCGCCGATGGCTACGACCATCCCTTTGTGTATGGCCGCCATGCGGAAGCAGGCCGTTACATCGTGCATGAAGCCAGTCCTACGTCTGCCGCCAATCTGGAATGGTTCTGCCAACAATGGCGGCTGAGCGACGGTTTAGGGGTTGATTATGCTCAGCTCAACCGCTGGGTTTCGGATCTGCCTAAAGCAGGCAGCCCCCTACTGTTTGTCCCGTTTTTGTATGGCTCCAACGCCGGATTAGGGCTCAGCGCCAGCTTCTACGGCCTGCAAGCGTTCCACCAGCGAGAACACCTTGTTCAGGCCATTTACGAAGGCGTGGTGTTCTGCCACATGGCGCACCTGAATCGTATGCGTCAGCGCTTCCCTCACGTGGACGCGTTGCGCATCACCGGCGGCCCTGCCAAGTCCGTCCCCTGGATGCAGATGTTCGCGGACATCAGTGGCCTGCCTGTCGAACTCCCACAGGTAGAAGAAACCGGCTGTCTGGGTGCGGCGATGGCGGCGATGGTCGGCAACGGTGCCTTTAGCGATTTCACTGCCGCTCAGCAGGCACTCTCACCACGCATTACACGCCTTACCCCAGATGAACACGTTCGCACGGCCTACGACAAAAAATAC is a window of Pectobacterium punjabense DNA encoding:
- a CDS encoding FGGY-family carbohydrate kinase, which produces MTDYFLGLDCGGTFIKAGIYDVTGTEYGIARRNLPITTPQPGWAERDLHTLWQTAAEVIRELLGRAAIPASAISGVGISAQGKGLFLLDKHDKPLGNAMLSSDQRAREQVLAWQQAGIPQALYPQTRQTLWTGHPVSLLRWLKDHQPTRYAQIGTLFMAHDYLRFCLTGERACEETNISESNLYNMDTGRYDPALAEQLGIAEIIEALPPLIGSADIAGRITPEAAQLTGLRAGTPVVGGLFDVVSTALCAGLQDETRLNAVMGTWSVTSGITDTLADGYDHPFVYGRHAEAGRYIVHEASPTSAANLEWFCQQWRLSDGLGVDYAQLNRWVSDLPKAGSPLLFVPFLYGSNAGLGLSASFYGLQAFHQREHLVQAIYEGVVFCHMAHLNRMRQRFPHVDALRITGGPAKSVPWMQMFADISGLPVELPQVEETGCLGAAMAAMVGNGAFSDFTAAQQALSPRITRLTPDEHVRTAYDKKYQHYQALVDALKALQPAGKEKP
- a CDS encoding MFS transporter; translated protein: MNTATVSSSQPTAANIPRLRWLRIVPPILITCIISYMDRVNIAFAMPGGMDDELGITASMAGLAGGIFFIGYLFLQVPGGKLAVHGNGKKFIGWSLLAWAVISVLTGLVTNQYQLLFLRFALGVSEGGMLPVVLTMISNWFPDKERGRANAIVIMFVPIAGILTAPLSGWVITTWDWRMLFLVEGGFSLVVMLLWWFTISNRPQEAKWISPAEKEYLIKTLQEEQAALQGKTVRNASLSRVLREKLMWQLILVNFFYQTGIYGYTLWLPTILKGLTNGNMEQVGMLAILPYIGAIVGMFTISYLSDNSGKRKVFVALPLACFAICMALSVLLKSHIWWSYAALVGCGVFIQAAAGVFWTIPPKLFDAEVAGGARGVINALGNLGGFCGPYMVGVLISAFNKDVGVYSLAISLAIAAVLAMMLPPRCDESTEAA